A part of Candidatus Dormiibacterota bacterium genomic DNA contains:
- a CDS encoding pirin family protein has product MPAVTVDDILTLPRIPEPDPAVAAERPVLGVTTAPSGFEGEGFPVRRAFAGVDHRHLDPFVHMDQMGEVEYAPGEPKGTSWHPHRGFETVTYIIDGTFQHQDSNGGGGLITNGDTQWMTAGAGILHIEAPPEALVVSGGLFHGIQLWVNLPAAQKWVEPRYQDIRAGQVGLLSSHDGGALVRVIAGDIAGHEGPGSTYTPITVLHATLSPGARLRLPWRPDFNALVYGLAGDGTAGPDGQPFGTGRLAVFGGGDVLTITAARDQESRSPNLEVLILGGRPIREAIAWGGPFVMNTREEVLQAFEDFRHGRLGRIPADR; this is encoded by the coding sequence ATGCCCGCCGTCACCGTCGACGACATTCTCACCCTCCCGCGCATCCCCGAGCCCGACCCCGCGGTCGCGGCGGAGCGACCGGTGCTGGGTGTCACCACCGCGCCGAGCGGCTTCGAGGGCGAGGGGTTCCCGGTGCGGCGCGCCTTCGCCGGCGTCGACCACCGCCACCTCGACCCCTTCGTCCACATGGACCAGATGGGCGAGGTCGAGTACGCGCCCGGCGAGCCCAAGGGCACCTCGTGGCACCCCCACCGCGGCTTCGAGACCGTCACCTACATCATCGACGGCACCTTCCAGCACCAGGACTCGAACGGCGGCGGCGGCCTGATCACCAACGGCGACACCCAGTGGATGACCGCGGGCGCGGGCATCCTCCACATCGAGGCGCCGCCGGAGGCGCTGGTGGTCAGCGGCGGTCTCTTCCACGGCATCCAGCTCTGGGTCAACCTGCCCGCCGCACAGAAGTGGGTCGAGCCCCGCTACCAGGACATCCGCGCCGGCCAGGTGGGGCTGCTCAGCTCCCACGACGGCGGCGCGCTGGTGCGGGTGATCGCCGGTGACATCGCCGGCCACGAGGGTCCGGGAAGCACCTACACGCCGATCACCGTGCTCCACGCCACCCTCAGCCCCGGGGCGCGCCTGCGCCTGCCCTGGCGGCCGGACTTCAACGCCCTCGTCTACGGCCTCGCCGGCGACGGCACCGCGGGCCCGGACGGCCAGCCCTTCGGCACCGGCCGGCTGGCGGTCTTCGGCGGCGGCGACGTGCTGACCATCACCGCCGCCCGCGACCAGGAGAGCCGCTCGCCCAACCTCGAGGTGCTCATCCTCGGCGGCCGCCCCATCCGCGAGGCCATCGCCTGGGGAGGCCCCTTCGTCATGAACACCCGCGAGGAGGTCCTGCAGGCCTTCGAGGATTTCAGGCACGGGCGTCTCGGCCGGATCCCGGCGGACCGGTGA
- a CDS encoding MATE family efflux transporter: MEAQPLISRRTILSLALPALGALAAGPLYLLADTAIVGHLGRVPLAGLAVGGTVVTAMTSVATFLEYGTTGGVARALGAGRREAALDLAVQATWLALLTGLLMTGVVELLASAAVALVGGGDPGVREQAISWLRVAALGLPFVCVALAGQGWLRGLHDTVTPFVVVVIANAASVALSAALVYGAHLGILGSAIANALAQSAAAVIFVLALARRGARLGPAPRRMAAQLVAARDLGARTLAFLISFSVATAVAAHMGPVIVAAHQIAIQLWTFLAFSLDALAIAAQALVGTAVGAGDVAAARALAGRLIRWGLGAGAVLSVLLVAGAGVIPRLFTPDPAVLGAVGGAWWFLALMQPAAAVVFVLDGVLIGAGDTAYLAAVTTAAGLAVYLPLALLAGAAGLGLGGIWFGLTCFVLARLAACLVRMRGTGWLRRGSASVDILTKSI, translated from the coding sequence GTGGAGGCGCAGCCGCTGATCAGCCGCAGGACCATCCTCTCCCTCGCCCTGCCCGCCCTCGGGGCGCTGGCGGCGGGGCCGCTGTACCTGCTCGCCGACACCGCCATCGTCGGCCACCTCGGGCGGGTGCCGCTCGCCGGCCTGGCGGTGGGCGGCACGGTGGTCACGGCGATGACCAGCGTCGCCACCTTTCTCGAGTACGGCACCACCGGAGGGGTGGCCAGGGCGCTGGGCGCGGGACGGCGCGAGGCCGCCCTCGACCTCGCCGTCCAGGCCACCTGGCTGGCCCTGCTCACCGGGCTGCTGATGACCGGAGTCGTCGAGCTGCTCGCCTCCGCCGCCGTCGCCCTGGTCGGCGGCGGCGACCCGGGGGTGCGGGAGCAGGCGATCTCGTGGCTGCGGGTCGCCGCCCTCGGCCTTCCCTTCGTCTGCGTCGCCCTCGCCGGGCAGGGCTGGCTGCGCGGCCTCCACGACACCGTGACCCCGTTCGTCGTGGTGGTGATCGCCAACGCGGCCAGCGTCGCGCTCAGCGCCGCGCTCGTCTACGGCGCCCACCTCGGCATCCTCGGATCGGCGATCGCCAACGCGCTGGCGCAGTCGGCGGCGGCGGTGATCTTCGTGCTCGCCCTCGCCCGCCGCGGCGCCCGGCTGGGCCCGGCGCCGCGGCGGATGGCGGCGCAGCTGGTCGCCGCCCGCGACCTCGGCGCCCGCACCCTGGCGTTCCTGATCTCCTTCAGCGTCGCCACCGCGGTCGCCGCCCACATGGGGCCGGTGATCGTGGCCGCGCACCAGATCGCCATCCAGCTGTGGACCTTCCTGGCGTTCAGCCTCGACGCCCTCGCGATCGCCGCCCAGGCGCTGGTGGGCACCGCGGTGGGGGCCGGGGACGTGGCCGCGGCGCGGGCGCTCGCCGGCCGGCTGATCCGCTGGGGCCTCGGCGCCGGGGCGGTGCTCAGCGTGCTGCTGGTGGCCGGCGCCGGGGTGATCCCGCGGCTGTTCACCCCGGACCCGGCGGTGCTCGGCGCGGTCGGCGGGGCCTGGTGGTTCCTCGCGCTGATGCAGCCGGCGGCGGCGGTGGTGTTCGTCCTCGACGGCGTGCTCATCGGCGCCGGCGACACCGCCTACCTCGCCGCCGTGACCACCGCCGCCGGCCTCGCCGTGTACCTGCCGCTGGCGCTGCTCGCCGGCGCCGCCGGCCTCGGCCTCGGCGGCATCTGGTTCGGGCTCACCTGCTTCGTGCTCGCCCGCCTCGCCGCCTGCCTGGTGCGGATGCGCGGCACCGGGTGGTTGCGGCGGGGAAGCGCGTCCGTCGATATCTTGACCAAGTCGATCTAG
- a CDS encoding carbonic anhydrase yields MSATDELLRQNDAYARDFDRGDLPLPPGRHVAVVACMDARLDVYRILGLEPGESHVIRNAGGVVTEDVIRSLVISQRLLGTREIILIHHTDCGMVTFTDDAVKAGIEAEVGIRPSFALEAFPEVAADVRQSIARIQASPFIPHRDQVRGFVYHVETGRLEEVGSRRPALVS; encoded by the coding sequence ATGAGCGCCACCGACGAGCTTCTTCGCCAGAACGACGCCTACGCACGCGACTTCGACAGGGGCGACCTGCCCCTGCCCCCCGGCCGGCACGTCGCCGTGGTCGCGTGCATGGACGCGCGACTCGACGTCTACCGCATCCTCGGGCTCGAGCCCGGTGAGAGCCACGTCATCCGCAACGCCGGCGGGGTGGTCACGGAGGACGTCATCCGCTCGCTGGTGATCTCGCAGCGGCTGCTCGGTACCCGGGAGATCATCCTCATCCACCACACCGACTGCGGCATGGTCACCTTCACCGACGACGCGGTGAAGGCGGGCATCGAGGCCGAGGTCGGCATCCGGCCGTCGTTCGCCCTGGAGGCGTTCCCCGAGGTCGCCGCCGACGTGCGCCAGTCGATCGCCCGGATCCAGGCGTCGCCCTTCATCCCCCACCGTGACCAGGTCCGCGGCTTCGTGTACCACGTCGAGACCGGCCGTCTCGAGGAGGTCGGCTCCCGCCGTCCCGCGCTGGTCTCCTGA